A stretch of DNA from Pasteurellaceae bacterium RH1A:
AGTCTTTATCGCCAAGACTGGCGCAAGGGTGATGTCCCTGCTTGAGCCAACCAAGAAGATGTCCAAGTCGGACGACAACCGCAATAATGTGATTGGCCTCTTAGAAGATCCAAAATCGGTGGCCAAGAAGATCAAGCGGGCCATGACAGACGGCGATGAACCGCCTGTGGTCAAATACGATGTGCAAAACAAGGCCGGCGTGTCCAACCTCTTGGATATTCTAGCCAGCGTAACAGGCAAGTCCATTGCCGAGCTTGAAGCTGAATTTGAGGGCAAGATGTACGGCCACCTTAAAACTGCCGTGGCCGATGAGGTGTCTGCCCTTCTTACCCAACTCCAAGAACGTTATCACCACTACCGCAACAACGAAGCCCTGCTTGAACAGATCTTCCGTGACGGGGCGGCCAAGGCTCGTGCCAAGGCTCAAGAAACCCTAAAAGCGGTTTATCAAGCGGTGGGTTTTGTGGCATAAGTTGCAAAAGTCGAAAAAGAAAAAGGCCTTGAGTTTTCTCAAGGCCTTTGTTTTTAGCTTGGTTCCAAGACTTATGGATAAACTGGCAAGCGAGCGCAGATGTCTAAGACCTTGGCCTTGGTGGCGGCGATCACTTCTTCGTGGTTGTCCTTGTTGATGCTGTCTAACACATCACACATCCAGCCTGCAAGCTGCTCCACTTCTGCTTCCTTAAAGCCACGGCGGGTGACGGATGGGGTGCCAACACGGATGCCTGACGTAATGAACGGTTTTTGTGGGTCGTTTGGCACGGCATTTTTGTTTACGGTGATATTGGCACGGCCTAGGGCAGCATCAGCAGCCTTACCCGTTAAACCGTGGCTGACCAAGTCCACCAAGAAGAGGTGGTTTTCAGTGCCTTTAGACACCACATTGTAGCCACGCTCGTTAAAGACCTTAACCATGGCCTTGGCGTTTTTGACCACTTGTTGTTGATAAACCTTGTACTCTGGCTCGAGGGCTTCTTTAAAGCAAACGGCTTTGGCAGCAATCACATGCACCAATGGGCCGCCTTGGCCGGCTGGGAAAACGGCACTTTGGAGTTTTTTGTAGAGTTCTTCGTCTTTGGCATTAGACAAGATCAAACCACCACGTGGGCCTGCAAGGGTTTTGTGGGTAGTTGTGGTCACGATGTGGGCGTGTGGCACTGGGCTTGGGTAAACGCCTGCGGCAATCAAGCCTGCAACGTGGGCCATATCAACGAAGAGATAAGCACCGACTTCGTCTGCGATTTCACGCATTTTGGCCCAATCCACCACTTGTGAATAGGCCGAGAAGCCTGCCACGATCATTTTTGGCTTGCACTCAAGGGCTTTTTGACGCACGTCTTCATAGTCAATAAAGCCTTCAGCCGTGATACCGTATTGCACCGCATTATAGATCTTGCCTGAGAAGCTGACCGATGCTCCGTGGGTTAAGTGGCCGCCGTGGGCCAGGCTCATGCCTAAAATGGTATCGTGTGGTTGAAGTAGGGCCATATACACGGCTGCATTAGCTTGAGAGCCTGAGTGCGGCTGCACATTGGCGTAGTCGGCACCGAATAATTCTTTGGCACGGTCGATGGCTAATTGCTCAACGATGTCGGCATATTCACAACCACCATAGTAACGCTTGCCTGGGTAGCCTTCGGCATATTTATTGGTGAGTTGAGAGCCCTGGGCTTCCATCACACGTGGGCTGGCATAGTTTTCAGAGGCGATAAGCTCAATATGCTCTTCTTGGCGACGGTTTTCGTCTTGAATGGCCTGCCACAAAACAGGATCGAAATCTTTGATGTTCATGTCACGTCTTAACATGGAAACTCCTTCATAAGTAATCGTTTGCGTAAAAGAAAAACCCCTGCATTTTACGCATTTTTCGGCCCGATAGATAGCCCTTTTTTCAGAAAAACGGTGCATAAAGATTCATCTTTAAATGAAAATTTTTAATATAAATAGCATCAGCCCCACAAGCGGTAGAAATTGGAAACAAATTTACAAAAAATTTTGTGAGCGACTTCAAACTTTTGGCAAGAAGTTCAGGCAGAAAAACCTGAACGTGGTAGGATGGGTCAATCATTCATTAGCAGTAAGGAGTAAGGTATGTTCCCAGAATTTCGTGATTTAATTACTGAACTAAAAACCGAAGATGCGCATTTTGCCCGTTTGTTTGATAAACACAACGAGCTTGATCAACGCATTAAAAATATGGAAGCCAACCTGGAGCTTGCCACTCCAACCGAGGTTGAGGTCTTAAAGAAAGAAAAATTACACTTGAAAGATGAGCTTTATACCATCTTGAAGAAAAAGGCAGGTTAGATATTCAAAATCCCAGCACAGGCTGGGATTTTTTGTTTCTACAAGTTGGCCAGAAAATTCGGCAGCCATTCTTCAGCTGTCGCATCGTTGTCGAAATTATTGACTACATCAATGCGGCAGGATGGGCAAACCAAGGTCGCCCCCTTGGCTTGGAGGGTTTGTTCGATGATATTGACCGCATTGCAGAAGGTGTCGTAGTCCGAACTGCCCAGGCCCACCACGCCAAATTTGAGGGCAGAGAAGTCTAGCTCGCCTTGTTCAATTTGAGCAAAGAGGGGCTGGATATTATCAGGCAGCTCGCCCGCGCCATGGGTGGAGCTAACCACAATCAACGGAGTTTGCGGGTCAATGTCCGCCAGGCTGGCATTGTTGTGGAGTTCGGTTTCAAAGCCCTGTTGGCCTAAGACTTCAACCAGGTGATCGGCCACATATTCGGCACCGCCCAGGGTGGAGCCAGTGATAAGGCAAATTTTGTTCATATATTTTCCTTTTGCAAATTTTCAGGCATTTTAATCCGCTTGTACCAGGCCAAAATGCCCATAGGTTCGGCTGGTGGCAATTCGGCCCCGAGGGGTGCGTTGTAGGAAGCCTTGTTGGATAAGATAAGGCTCCAACACATCTTCAATGGTATCCCGTTCTTCCCCAATGGCAGCGGCCAGATTGTCTAGGCCGACCGGGCCGCCGTCAAAGCGTTCAATCACGGCCAAGAGCAGTTTTCTGTCCATAAAGTCAAAACCTTCGTGATCAACATCTAGCATGGTCAGGGCAGCTTGGGCGATGGCGGAGGAAATCACGCCGTTATTACGCACATCGGCATAGTCCCGCACCCGGCGCAGGAGGCGGTTGGCAATGCGGGGCGTGCCACGGGAGCGGCGGGCGATTTCATTGGCCCCTTCTGGCGAAAGTTCTAGCCCCAAGCAGGCGGCACTGCGGCTGACGATGGAGGTCAGGTCGGCCACCGAATAAAATTCCAGGCGTTGGACAATACCGAACCGATCTCGCAGTGGCGAGGTCAGGGATCCTACACGGGTGGTGGCCCCGATCAGGGTAAAGGGTGGCAGATCCAGCTTGATGGAGCGGGCCGCTGGGCCTTCACCGATCATAATATCCAGCTGGTAGTCTTCCATGGCGGGGTAAAGCACTTCTTCAATGGCCGGTGAGAGGCGGTGGATCTCATCAATAAAGAGCACATCGTAAGGTTCAAGATTGGTCAGCATGGCCGCCAGGTCGCCCGCTTTCTCTAGCACAGGGCCGGAGGTGGTGCGGATATTGACCCCCATTTCATTGGCCACGATATTGGCCAAGGTAGTTTTGCCCAGGCCTGGCGGGCCGAAGATGAGGAGATGATCCAGAGCGTCCTGACGCTTGCGGGCAGCCTCGATAAAGATAGCCATTTGCTCCCGCACGGAGGGCTGGCCCACATAGTCGGCCAGCATTTTGGGGCGGATGGCTCGGTCGATGGCTTCATCTTCCCGCTTAGCTGTGCCACTGATAATTCTGTCTGCTTCGATCACGCTAAACCCTATTGAATATAGGAGAAGGCCGTGATAACACGGGTTACGCCGCTAATGTTACGCACATTGTTGGAGGCAGCTTCCGCAGCCGTGCGGGTGACATTGCCCATGAGGAAGACCTCGCCATTCTCGGTGATCACCTTAACATCAGTGGTTTTGACTTCACTGCTGATAAGCAGCTTGGACTTGGCTTGAGTAGTTATCCAACTGTCCTTGCTGATTTGGGCAAAGCCAATGGGCTGGCCAATACGAATTTCGTTATAGACATTATTGACCCCTTCCACGCCTGCGGCGATATTGCGCGCACTTTCTTTGGCTCCCTCGCTTGGCACCTGGCCAATCAAGAGCACATTGCCATTATAAGCCACTACATTGATACGGCCAGACTGGCTGAGTTCCGCATCCTTACCCAGGTTGAAGGAAACCTTTTCTTCCAGGGTTTCATCATCAATCTGACGGCCAGCCGAACGTGGGTCGGTCGCAACCTTGGTGGCCACGGCGGCAGTGGTCACAACGGCCGTAGTAATACAGCCCTGGAGGGCAACTAGGCTAAGCACTAGGATCATTTTCTTTAACATGGTTTCTTCCTCTTGGTGGTAAGTAAGCCGAAATTATTGGGAGAATAGCAGATGATCGACCAATTCGCATAGTAAATTTAAGCTAAATTGGTGGCCTTCGATGATCCGCATCTCACTACTAGAGGGAATGGCAATTTCAATATCGCCCTCCCGAAGCAGGCCTGAGGTGTGATCATTATGGCTACTGGTAAAGGCAAGCACGCCCAATTCTTCATCCACGGCGGCATGTAGGGTGCTGAGTACGGCCTCTTCATTGCCGAAGGGGGAAAAAACCACCAGCAGATCGCCAGTTTTGGCCACAGCCTGGAGCTGTTTTTTATAGATGGCATGCAGCTCATCAGAGAGGCCGTCTTGTACTACACTGGTGGCCAAGACCCCATCAAAGTTGAGCAAGATAGCTGCAAAACTTGGGCGGGCCAGATCGTATCGGTAGGCCAAGTGGCTGACCAAGAGCTGGGCATTGGCATAGGAACGGCCATGCCCACAAACCAGGATCTTATTGCCCCCCAAGAGGCAGGCCACCATTTTTTCGGCCGCCTGGCTTAGGGACTTGGGCAGCATTTCTGCGGAGGCAATTTGAATTTGAATGCTCTCGGCAAAGCGGTTTTGGATTTTTTCTAACATACAAGCGGTTGAATTTTTGGGGAAATTTGCAAATTTAGCTAAGGGCTGTTGATAATTGGCAACGATAGCGCCAGCCTCCAGGCTGGTGCTTGATATAAAGGCCTTGATAAAGGCACCAGCCTGGAGGCTGGCGCCATCAAAGTGCCATCAAGGCCATCAAAGTAACGTAATTAGCCTAAAAAATTAGGAATCCAAACAGGCGGCTTATCACCATCAAAAGCCACCACATCAAAACGGCAATCGGCTGTATCCAGGCTTTGTTGCTGGCGGGCCAACCAGAGGTTAGCCGCCTTAAGCCACTTCTGCTGCTTGGCATAACTGATGCTTTCCACGGCCGAACCAAAGCGGGCCGACTTACGCTGGCGTACCTCAACAAAGACCCAGGTGCGGCCAGCCTGCATGATGAGATCTAGCTCGCCACACTTAAAAGTTTGATTAGCAGCCACAAAACGCAGGCCTTGAGCTTCTAAAAACTGGCGAGCCTTGGCCTCAAAAACCGCCCCCTGACTACGCATTAAGGGGCAACCTGGACTGAACCACCACGATATTCCAACCAGGTCATGGTACGCTCAATATTGCAGTTGGTGCCTGCGGTCAGGATACCCGTGAGGCCAGATACCTTATAGCCTGGAATTTGGCGGAACTCGTTAAAGTTGCGCGCCAAGGCCCAGGCGTCCGATCCCATGGCATAGAGACGCATCATGGAATAGTCGCCCTGGGCATTGCTTTCAGCTTTTTGGTAGGTTTCTGAGTCCTTGTCAGCCAAGAGCGGGATTTCACTGAACTTGACCCCTTCCATGGTGGTGAAGAAGTCAATGCCGCTGTTTGGCGAGTGGCTGCGAGAGGAGGAGTAAATGGCTAATTGGCCTGCTAATTCTGAATTATCCAGGGTTTGTTTGGCTTCTAAGACCTGATTAGCATTGCCCAATAAATAGACCGCTGTTCCCTGTTTGGCTCCACCATTTTGCAGGTGAGTGACCACCTCAAAGGCTTCATTATAGAAGCGGACTTCGGCATCGTTATTGGTTAGCTGGCGCCAGCGGTTGGCAAAGGCTTCAGATGAACGCTGGCCAAAATCACCATTCGGGGCAATCACAATCACATGGTTGCGGTTTTCTTGGAAAATCCGCTCTGCCCCGGCCTTGGCTTCGGCTTCAGGTGAAAGACCATAGTAGCAAACTTGGGCAATGGCTCGCACGTTCGGGGTGGAGTTAAGGGCTAAGATATTGATGTTATTGACCTCTGGGCTGGCCAACATTTCATCAATGCGTGGCTTAAAGAGTGGCCCAACAATGGCTTGTGCGCCTTGTTGCTTGGCCTGGGCAAGCAGGGATGGCACAGGGGCGGAGTCAGTATCAAAGAACTGAATGGCTGTGCTGTCATCGCCCTTGGCATCGTTAAAGCCTTGCTTGATGATGTCACTTAAGATCTTGCCATCGCCACTGAGGGGCAGGAGCAGGGCCATGGAATTCACATTGGTCTGCTGGAAGCTAGAGGCGTTTTGCAGTTCAGTTGGCAGTAAAATGGCTGCACTGTGGTTAGGGTATTGGCCCTTCCAGGTTTGGATGGCCTGAGGAATTTGAGCTGGGTTGGACAGGTGATTATTGTAAGTGCTAATCAGAGCCAGCCAACCTGCCAAGGCTACTTCGCCTGCACGAGGTTGGGTACCGGCCAGCATACCACGGTTGGCATTACGCAAGAGGGCCCAAATTTGGTCGTTGTTTTCCTGGCGAGCACGGGTGTCAGTCAGGAAATTATCCATCATACTTCTGGCCCGCACGGCCTCAATCACATCTTTTTTGAGTTCAGCCAACTTGGCTTGGGTTTGGTAAAAACGGGCCTGTTGGGCCTGGCTAAGTTGAGCCAGATTAACCTGCTTGAGCAAGCCTTCTGCTCGGCTAACCTGCTTTTTGGCCACGGCTAATTGGGCGGAAAGTAAATCATATTCGGTCTTTTGGATTAGGTTTTTCTGAAGTTCTGCTAGGTTTGGCGAGAGTTCCTCAAACATAAACTGGGCTTCTTGCAGCTTGTTTTCGTCTAAGAGCTTACGAATAGCTAAGAGACGGTAGCTTTGCTGATCTTCTAATTTGGTCGCCTGATTGGCCTTATTAACATAGAACTCAGAGGTAGCATAGGCCTCGTTTTTGAGGCTCTCAGTGATTTCATTTTTAAAGAAGCTGGAGGTGTCCACACAGGCAGATAAAAACAAGGCCAGGGCAGACGGGAGAAAAACGGTTTTCAACTTACGAGAAGTTTGTACTACAATAGACGGATTCTTTGACATATTTTTTAACATAGTCGCCTCAACAGAAGAATGAAAATTTAAGCGATCTTACTTAGCTCAAGAGTGAAAAGCAATGATAAACGGACAAAATGCAACCAAACAAGGCAAATTATACATCGTGGCCACCCCCATCGGTAACCTGGCTGACCTGAGCCAACGGGCCTTAGACACCCTGGCCCAAGTGGATTTAATCGCCGCCGAAGACACCCGCCACAGCGGCCTTTTACTTAGCCACTACGGCCTGAAAAAGCCCTTTTTTGCCCTGCACGATCACAATGAACAGCAGCGGGCAGCCCATTTGGTGGAAAAGTTAGCCGCTGGCCAAAATATTGCCTTGATTTCCGATGCCGGCACCCCGCTTATCAGCGACCCAGGCTTCCACCTAGTCCGCCACTGCCGCCAGGCCGGCCTCAAGGTGGTACCCATTCCTGGTGCCTGTGCGGCCATCACCGCCCTTTGTGCTTCGGGTATAGCTTCAGACCGCTTTTGCTTTGAAGGGTTCTTGCCAGCCAAAACAAAAGCCCGTTTGGACAAGTTAAACAACTTGGCCAACGAACCTCGCACCCTGATTTTTTACGAGTCCACCCACCGCATTTTAGACACCCTTGAGGATATGCAAACCGCCCTAGGGGCAGATCGCTATGTGGTCATGGCCCGGGAGCTGACCAAAACCTGGGAAACCATTCACGGCGATGAATTGGGCAATTTAATTGACTGGCTCAAGGCCGATCACAACCGCATCAAGGGCGAGATTGTCTTAGTGGTGGAGGGCAAGCCTGAAACAGACGAGGAAGGTTTCAGCCCACAAGCGGTTAAATTATTGCAACTTTTAACAAATGACCTGCCCCTGAAAAAAGCCGCCACCATTGTGGCCGAAACCTTTGGCTATAAGAAAAATGCTCTTTATCAGTATGGGCTTGAGCATTTAAGTGATTGATTGCCTAGAAAAAAACCCACCAAGCGGTGGGTTTTCTTTTGTTTTTTACAATTAGGCAGCTAATTTTTTGATTTGAGCTACTAATTTAGATTTGTGGTTTGCTGCTTTGTTTGCGTGGATCAAACCTTTAGACGCCATACGGTCTACCACTTTTTGCATTTCAACGAATGCAGTTTGGGCTGCTGCCTTATCACCTTTTGCTACAGCTGCGTAAACTTTTTTGATGTAAGTACGCATCATTGAGCGTTGGCTTGCGTTGTGTTGACGGCGTTTTTCAGATTGAACCGCGCGTTTTTTTGCTGACTTGATATTAGCCAAGGTCAAACTCCTAAAAAATTCTATGTGAAATAAAAAAACATAAAAGAAACTTTTATGTGCTATCGATAGTTAAGTTTTTTATTTTCAAAGAGACACGGGCTTGAAAATAACATCGTTTCACGCAAGAAAATTCTTGACGAAAAAGATAGGGGCAGATTTTAGCAGTTTTTTTCTGATTTTCCTACCATAAACTGCTAAAATTCCTGCTAATTTTTGCCATGAGGATTTGTTTTGAGTAAGAAACTTTTAAAATCAGGGATCTTAGTCAGTGGCCTGACCCTGGTTTCTCGTATTTTAGGCCTGGTGCGGGATGTGGTGGTGGCCACGCTCTTGGGCACCAGCTTTGCCGCCGATGTCTTTTTATTTGCCAACCGCATTCCCAACTTCCTCCGCCGCCTCTTTGCCGAAGGGGCCTTTTCCAAGGCCTTTGTGCCGGTCTTGGCCGAATACAATGCCGATAACGACCTCAACAAGACCCGGGAATTTATCGCCAAGGTATCCGGCACCCTGGGCGGTTTAGTGACCATCGTCACCCTGATTGGGGTAGTCGGTTCGCCCATTGTGGCCGCCCTCTTTGGCACGGGTTGGTTTGTGGACTGGCTCAAGGACGGCCCCGATGCCCAGAAGTTTGAACAGGCCTCCTTCCTGCTTAAAATTACCTTCCCCTACCTATGGTTTATCACCTTTGTGGCCCTGGCTGGGGCAGTGCTTAATACCATTGGTAAATTCGGGGTCATGGCCTTTTCGCCTGTGCTACTCAATGTCGCCATCATTGCCGTGGCCATTTGGGGCTCTCCCTATGTGTCCTCGCCGGATGTGGCCCTAGCGGCGGGTGTTTTCTTGGGCGGCCTGCTTCAGTTCCTCTTCCAAATTCCCTTTATGAAGAAAGAGGGGTTGCTGGTTAAGCCTCAATGGGCCTGGCGGGATGAGGGGGTAGCCAAGGTACGGAAACTCATGATCCCGGCCCTTTTTGGTGTGTCAGTCACCCAGCTCAACCTGCTGATTAACCAGATTATTGCCTCTTTCCTGGTCACAGGCTCCATCAGCTGGCTCTACTATGCCGACCGCCTGATTGAATTCCCCCTCGGCCTCTTTGGCATTGCCATTTCAACCGTGGTGCTGCCAAGTTTGGCCCGTATTGCCAAACAGAAGGATTTAGACGATCTAGCCCGAGCCAACCACTTCCGCCAAACCATGGACTGGGGCGTACGCATGGTGCTACTCCTAGGCATTCCAGCCATGGTGGGCATTGCCGTGCTGGCCGAACCCCTGGTCATGACCATGTTTATGCGGGGCAAATTCCAGCTGACCGATGTGGTGGCCTCGGCCCAGGCCCTCTTTATTATGTGTTTTGGCCTCAATTCCTATATGTTGATTAGCATTTTGGCCAACGGCTTCTATGCCCGCCAAAACACCAAAACCCCGGTCAAGATCGGGATTATCGCCACCATCAGCAATATCTGCTTTGGGGTGCTGGCTATCCCCTTTGGCTATTTGGGCCTGGCCATGGCCTCAGCCCTGTCAGCCCTGGTCAATGCCAGCCTGCTCTACCGCCAGTTGGCCAAGGAGCAGGTTTATGTGGTGACTAGCAAAACGGCCATTTTCGTCCTCAAACTCCTGATTGCCGCCTGCCTTATGGGGGCCCTGGTGTCTTATTTCTCGCCTGATTTGGCAGGCTGGGCCAGCTTGAGCCTGTGGGGCAAGATCCACTGGCTGATCTGGTTAATTGTGGTGGCAGCTGTTTCCTATTTTGGTTCGCTGGCCGCCCTTGGTATTCGCAAAAGAGATTTTAGTGCAGCATGAAAACCCTGATTTTATACCTCAGCCGTGATGGGCAAACGGCCAAGATTGCCCAGCGTTTAAGCCAGCAGATTGACCATGAAACCGAAGTATTATCGCTGCGGGAACAAGCGGTTGATTTTGGCCAAAAACTTGCAAGTGCCGATCAGATTGTGATCGGGGCTTCCATCCGCTATGGCCATTTCGACCCTATTTTAGAGGCCTTTATCAAGCAATATCACGAAGTCTTAAACAGCAAGCCCTCGGCCTTTTTTAGCGTTAATCTCACCGCCCGCAAGGCCAACCGCAACACGCCTCAAACCAATGTTTACACCCGTAAACTTCTGGCTCGGATTGCCTGGAAGCCCGATTTAGTGGAAGTGATAGCAGGGGCCCTTTTCTACCCCCGCTACAGCTTCTTTGACCGCTTTATGATCCGCTTTATTATGAAGATTACCGGCGGGGAAACAGATACCAGCAAGGAAGTGGAATATACCGATTGGGAACAAGTGGCCCGGTTTGCCACCCGTTTAAATGATCTTAGGCCAAATGATCTTGCTGATTAAAGGCCACCAGCTCAATTTTCCCCGCCTCAACCCGAGCTACATTGATGGCCGTGTTGGCCACAAAGGCATGGCGTTCAGGATCCCGAAAATCCTGCCAAGGCAGGCCTTTCAGCACGGCTGTCAGCAGGGTTAAGGTCATGCCATGGGAAACAATCAAAATATTGGCATTTTCTTGGTGTTGATGAAGGCGGATAATTTCCTCCAAGGCCTTGGTCGCCTGTTTGTAGAGATCTTCCACCCGCTGGCCCTGGCTGGCCTTGGCCTCATAAAGGGCAGGTTGGGTTTTGAACAAAATGTATTCAGGGTGATCCACCAAATCAACTGACTTCTTGCCCTCCCACAGGCCAAAGTGAAATTCGTTCAGGCCCTTGTGGTGAAAATGGGGAATATCTCGCCCGCCAATAATGTAGTTAGCCGTGTCCTGGGCCCGCTTCATGAGGCTGGAATAGCAGGCCACAAAAGGAATATCGGCCAGGGCCTGGCCTGTGCGTTTAGCACCCTCGATCCCTTCTTCCACCAAGGGCGAATCGCCCGTGCCCTGTAGCCGGCCTTCCAAGTTCCATTCTGTACGGCCGTGACGAATTAAATAAAGCTGCAATGCCATGGTATTTTCCTGTTAAAATGATTGAAACTTCCCTGATTATAGCAAAATATGAACCAAACTTTTACGATCTGCTTTCAGCACCCTGATTTTATCATCCTCAACAAGCCTGCGGGCCTCAGTGTGCATAAGGACGATCAAGATCAAGGCCTGACCCAGCTTGTCGCCCAAGCGCTAGGCCGAGAACAGGTCTGGTTGGTTCACCGTTTGGACAAGGTAACTTCTGGCCTGCTGATTTTGGCCCTCAACCAAGAGGCTGCTCGTACTTTTTGTTGCTTATTTGAAAGCCATCAGATCCAAAAAACCTATCTGGCCCTGTCCGACAGCAAGCCCAAGAAGAAACAGGGCAAGATTGTGGGCGATATGAAAAAGGCCCGCAACGGGGCCTGGAAGCTTTGTCACAGCCAAGAAAACCCGGCCATCACCCGCTTTTGCTCCCAGTCCCTTGCCCCCAACCTCCGCCTCTTTGAACTTAAGCCCCAAACAGGCAAAACCCACCAACTGAGAGTAGCCATGAAAAGCCTAGGCAGCCCCATTTTGGGTGATAACTTATACGGTGGAAAAAAAGCCGACAGGGTCTATTTACACGC
This window harbors:
- a CDS encoding phosphoglycerate mutase translates to MALQLYLIRHGRTEWNLEGRLQGTGDSPLVEEGIEGAKRTGQALADIPFVACYSSLMKRAQDTANYIIGGRDIPHFHHKGLNEFHFGLWEGKKSVDLVDHPEYILFKTQPALYEAKASQGQRVEDLYKQATKALEEIIRLHQHQENANILIVSHGMTLTLLTAVLKGLPWQDFRDPERHAFVANTAINVARVEAGKIELVAFNQQDHLA
- a CDS encoding RNA pseudouridine synthase; its protein translation is MNQTFTICFQHPDFIILNKPAGLSVHKDDQDQGLTQLVAQALGREQVWLVHRLDKVTSGLLILALNQEAARTFCCLFESHQIQKTYLALSDSKPKKKQGKIVGDMKKARNGAWKLCHSQENPAITRFCSQSLAPNLRLFELKPQTGKTHQLRVAMKSLGSPILGDNLYGGKKADRVYLHAYRLEFVYQGQAIRVEAWPEAGEYWPPQAG